In Hemiscyllium ocellatum isolate sHemOce1 chromosome 33, sHemOce1.pat.X.cur, whole genome shotgun sequence, the following are encoded in one genomic region:
- the LOC132831281 gene encoding zinc finger and BTB domain-containing protein 20-like: MSEQLHSINLQNFSKSLLETLNSQRLGGHFCDVTVRIHNTALRAHRCVLAAASPFFHDKLLLGYSEIEVPPLVSAQTLRRLVDFMYSGSLMVSHVEALQILTAASVLQIKTIIDECTRIISQNAPQKSQGLQPLVSQKMDLSDEKEAIICQSVTDQIHKFSMGLIETALSPHGTEKDFDFVRGGTKNMATSDAGYKAEETSPNLSRQVPPARQKGVGDQVIADQENLSLMDTGRNSEVRALWYNTAANQRPEMPLLPQGSHSRKQRQPIRLQMADGSQVTIKEEDDDLLYCGESISNATVSDQGAEHINQGEQTEDISETNAFDPNQSTMGDQRDSASHLSLSSKGDELEFFNASDLLPEELKSFWHGEKEEKEPSLPQNRKADCKSQLDTSYQRPSTFMQDFLPASTVQNNPRNQGCSVQYDVQGDSNAASTASHRNLFQMNLPPSPHLPALPSTSQTCLPSISAQPSCQNPPVFLDGGQTVSATPQASHSSSETEKKPYGCAQCGKTFSSRQNYAKHMFVHTGEKPHQCSVCWRSFSLRDYLIKHMVTHTGVRAYQCPVCNKRFTQKSSLNVHMRLHRGEKAFECHVCNKRFSHKTLLERHMATHII, translated from the exons ATGTCTGAGCAGCTTCACAGCATCAACCTCCAAAACTTTAGCAAGTCATTGCTGGAGACTCTCAACTCCCAGCGGCTGGGTGGCCATTTctgtgatgtgacagtgaggatCCACAACACAGCTCTTCGAGCACACCGCTGTGTCCTGGCTGCAGCTAGCCCTTTTTTCCATGATAAACTCTTGCTGGGTTACAGTGAGATTGAGGTTCCACCCCTCGTCTCGGCCCAGACTCTACGGCGGCTGGTGGATTTCATGTACAGTGGCTCGCTGATGGTCTCTCATGTGGAGGCTCTGCAAATCCTCACAGCAGCAAGTGTCCTTCAGATTAAAACCATTATTGATGAATGTACACGTATTATTTCACAAAATGCCCCACAAAAGTCTCAGGGACTCCAGCCATTGGTCAGCCAAAAGATGGACCTTTCTGATGAAAAGGAAGCCATTATTTGCCAGTCAGTCACTGACCAGATCCACAAGTTTTCAATGGGCTTAATTGAAACAGCATTGTCACCTCATGGAACAGAGAAAGACTTTGACTTTGTACGTGGAGGTACAAAGAACATGGCAACAAGTGATGCAGGGTACAAAGCTGAAGAAACCAGCCCTAATCTGAGCAGACAAGTACCACCTGCACGACAAAAAGGAGTCGGAGATCAGGTTATAGCTGACCAGGAGAACCTGTCTCTGATGGACACAGGTCGTAACAGTGAGGTACGTGCTCTATGGTACAACACTGCAGCCAATCAGCGTCCAGAGATGCCATTATTACCACAAGGTAGCCATAGTCGCAAGCAGCGCCAGCCAATCCGGCTCCAGATGGCAGATGGAAGTCAAGTAACCATCAAGGAAGAAGATGATGATCTCCTTTACTGTGGGGAGAGCATTTCCAATGCGACTGTCTCCGATCAAGGTGCTGAGCACATCAACCAAGGCGAGCAAACTGAGGATATCTCCGAGACAAATGCTTTTGATCCCAACCAAAGCACAATGGGGGATCAAAGAGATTCTGCCAGTCATTTGAGTTTGAGCAGCAAAGGGGATGAGTTGGAATTTTTCAATGCTAGTGATCTCTTACCTGAAGAACTGAAGTCATTTTGGCatggagagaaagaggagaagGAACCCTCCTTACCACAAAACCGAAAAGCAGACTGCAAGTCCCAACTTGATACATCATACCAACGGCCTTCAACGTTCATGCAAGACTTTCTTCCAGCGTCGACTGTGCAGAACAATCCACGAAACCAGGGCTGCTCTGTGCAATATGATGTTCAGGGAGATAGCAATGCGGCCAGCACTGCCAGTCACCGGAACCTTTTCCAGATGAACCTTCCTCCGTCACCTCATCTTCCAGCTTTGCCATCCACCTCACAGACATGTCTGCCCAGCATTTCAGCTCAGCCATCTTGCCAAAATCCCCCTGTGTTCCTAGATGGAGGCCAGACAGTTTCAGCTACCCCTCAGGCCAGTCACAGTTCCAGTGAAACTGAAAAGAAGCCCTATGGATGTGCACAGTGTGGGAAGACATTCAGTTCCAGACAGAATTACGCCAAGCACATGTTTGTCCACACAG GTGAGAAACCCCATCAATGCAGCGTGTGTTGGAGGTCATTCTCGCTTAGGGACTACTTGATAAAGCATATGGTCACACATACAGGAGTGCGAGCGTACCAGTGCCCGGTGTGCAATAAACGTTTCACACAAAAGAGCTCGTTGAATGTGCACATGCGGCTGCATCGTGGCGAGAAGGCCTTCGAATGTCACGTCTGTAACAAGCGTTTCTCTCACAAGACTttgctggaaaggcacatggCCACCCATATTATATAA
- the thap7 gene encoding THAP domain-containing protein 7 isoform X2 → MGDGRKGQGSNGQGWKEAGRAGVRAMPRHCSAEGCTSRDTKESRINGVTFHRLPKKGRFPRESWLLNCCRKNPDGTVPWDPPSQFIYFCSKHFEKHCFELVGLSRYHRLRDDAVPTLFQSCPQSKVALSRGYREKTVSVQTNECLTDGGGSSPAPDLRNADTSSGMSFSISQDGSSIILGYSDPQDRVNETFCLYETSSPDIPISTSQPEPEDTAPTVIYLIEVNPQSVELEAAGNTEEASKDISLPLPQPVLLNEHSPDCQVELDDDRDPVPIALYMARIPNPPPKPGAYIPVEHSYTVGCPLVWKMKLEALKVAFEKVTKELRASRKRESRLRARITSILRPQHQVLQDECTESDITEGCQPQFEVYEVEVVDEAVNL, encoded by the exons ATGGGCGATGGGAGGAAGGGACAAGGgagcaatgggcagggatggaAGGAGGCGG GTCGTGCAGGAGTCAGAGCGATGCCCCGACACTGCTCAGCTGAGGGCTGCACATCCCGGGACACGAAGGAGTCGAGAATTAATGGAGTCACGTTTCACAG GTTGCCCAAGAAGGGGAGATTTCCGCGTGAGAGCTGGTTGCTGAATTGTTGCCGGAAGAACCCAGATGGGACAGTTCCCTGGgatccaccctctcagttcaTCTACTTCTGTTCAAAACATTTTGAGAAACACTGTTTTGAGCTTGTGGGGCTGAG TCGTTATCACCGTCTGCGAGATGATGCTGTCCCCACGTTATTTCAGTCGTGTCCTCAGTCAAAGGTGGCGCTGAGTAGAGGATACCGTGAAAAGACAGTGTCTGTACAAACCAATGAATG CCTCACTGATGGCGGTGGCTCTTCACCTGCTCCTGATCTCAGGAATGCTGACACTAGCTCAGGGATGAGCTTCAGCATTTCTCAGGATGGTTCTTCCATTATTCTGGGTTATTCTGATCCTCAAGATAGAGTGAATGAAACTTTCTGCTTATATGAAACATCATCTCCTGACATACCGATCTCCACAAGCCAGCCTGAGCCAGAGGACACCGCTCCGACTGTCATTTATCTCATTGAAGTGAATCCGCAGTCTGTGGAGTTGGAGGCAGCTGGAAACACAGAGGAAGCCTCCAAGGACATCTCGTTGCCTCTGCCTCAGCCTGTCCTCCTGAATGAACACTCACCTGACTGTCAAGTGGAGCTGGATGATGACAGGGACCCTGTCCCCATTGCTTTGTATATGGCTCGCATTCCCAATCCACCACCTAAACCTGGTGCCTACATTCCTGTTGAGCACAGTTACACTGTAGGCTGTCCACTGGTTTGGAAGATGAAGCTAGAGGCTCTGAAGGTGGCCTTTGAGAAGGTCACCAAGGAGCTGCGGGCTAGCAGGAAACGGGAGAGTCGCCTGCGAGCACGAATCACATCCATCTTGAGACCACAACATCAAGTGCTTCAAGATGAATGTACTGAATCGGACATAACCGAGGGCTGCCAGCCACAGTTTGAAGTGTATGaggtgga
- the thap7 gene encoding THAP domain-containing protein 7 isoform X1 yields MEAQGERGCWLWGSIWSDSGELSSGRAGVRAMPRHCSAEGCTSRDTKESRINGVTFHRLPKKGRFPRESWLLNCCRKNPDGTVPWDPPSQFIYFCSKHFEKHCFELVGLSRYHRLRDDAVPTLFQSCPQSKVALSRGYREKTVSVQTNECLTDGGGSSPAPDLRNADTSSGMSFSISQDGSSIILGYSDPQDRVNETFCLYETSSPDIPISTSQPEPEDTAPTVIYLIEVNPQSVELEAAGNTEEASKDISLPLPQPVLLNEHSPDCQVELDDDRDPVPIALYMARIPNPPPKPGAYIPVEHSYTVGCPLVWKMKLEALKVAFEKVTKELRASRKRESRLRARITSILRPQHQVLQDECTESDITEGCQPQFEVYEVEVVDEAVNL; encoded by the exons ATGGAGGCACAAGGAGAAAGGGGTTGCTGGTTATGGGGTTCAATATGGTCTGACTCTGGTGAACTCTCCTCAGGTCGTGCAGGAGTCAGAGCGATGCCCCGACACTGCTCAGCTGAGGGCTGCACATCCCGGGACACGAAGGAGTCGAGAATTAATGGAGTCACGTTTCACAG GTTGCCCAAGAAGGGGAGATTTCCGCGTGAGAGCTGGTTGCTGAATTGTTGCCGGAAGAACCCAGATGGGACAGTTCCCTGGgatccaccctctcagttcaTCTACTTCTGTTCAAAACATTTTGAGAAACACTGTTTTGAGCTTGTGGGGCTGAG TCGTTATCACCGTCTGCGAGATGATGCTGTCCCCACGTTATTTCAGTCGTGTCCTCAGTCAAAGGTGGCGCTGAGTAGAGGATACCGTGAAAAGACAGTGTCTGTACAAACCAATGAATG CCTCACTGATGGCGGTGGCTCTTCACCTGCTCCTGATCTCAGGAATGCTGACACTAGCTCAGGGATGAGCTTCAGCATTTCTCAGGATGGTTCTTCCATTATTCTGGGTTATTCTGATCCTCAAGATAGAGTGAATGAAACTTTCTGCTTATATGAAACATCATCTCCTGACATACCGATCTCCACAAGCCAGCCTGAGCCAGAGGACACCGCTCCGACTGTCATTTATCTCATTGAAGTGAATCCGCAGTCTGTGGAGTTGGAGGCAGCTGGAAACACAGAGGAAGCCTCCAAGGACATCTCGTTGCCTCTGCCTCAGCCTGTCCTCCTGAATGAACACTCACCTGACTGTCAAGTGGAGCTGGATGATGACAGGGACCCTGTCCCCATTGCTTTGTATATGGCTCGCATTCCCAATCCACCACCTAAACCTGGTGCCTACATTCCTGTTGAGCACAGTTACACTGTAGGCTGTCCACTGGTTTGGAAGATGAAGCTAGAGGCTCTGAAGGTGGCCTTTGAGAAGGTCACCAAGGAGCTGCGGGCTAGCAGGAAACGGGAGAGTCGCCTGCGAGCACGAATCACATCCATCTTGAGACCACAACATCAAGTGCTTCAAGATGAATGTACTGAATCGGACATAACCGAGGGCTGCCAGCCACAGTTTGAAGTGTATGaggtgga
- the thap7 gene encoding THAP domain-containing protein 7 isoform X3 produces the protein MPRHCSAEGCTSRDTKESRINGVTFHRLPKKGRFPRESWLLNCCRKNPDGTVPWDPPSQFIYFCSKHFEKHCFELVGLSRYHRLRDDAVPTLFQSCPQSKVALSRGYREKTVSVQTNECLTDGGGSSPAPDLRNADTSSGMSFSISQDGSSIILGYSDPQDRVNETFCLYETSSPDIPISTSQPEPEDTAPTVIYLIEVNPQSVELEAAGNTEEASKDISLPLPQPVLLNEHSPDCQVELDDDRDPVPIALYMARIPNPPPKPGAYIPVEHSYTVGCPLVWKMKLEALKVAFEKVTKELRASRKRESRLRARITSILRPQHQVLQDECTESDITEGCQPQFEVYEVEVVDEAVNL, from the exons ATGCCCCGACACTGCTCAGCTGAGGGCTGCACATCCCGGGACACGAAGGAGTCGAGAATTAATGGAGTCACGTTTCACAG GTTGCCCAAGAAGGGGAGATTTCCGCGTGAGAGCTGGTTGCTGAATTGTTGCCGGAAGAACCCAGATGGGACAGTTCCCTGGgatccaccctctcagttcaTCTACTTCTGTTCAAAACATTTTGAGAAACACTGTTTTGAGCTTGTGGGGCTGAG TCGTTATCACCGTCTGCGAGATGATGCTGTCCCCACGTTATTTCAGTCGTGTCCTCAGTCAAAGGTGGCGCTGAGTAGAGGATACCGTGAAAAGACAGTGTCTGTACAAACCAATGAATG CCTCACTGATGGCGGTGGCTCTTCACCTGCTCCTGATCTCAGGAATGCTGACACTAGCTCAGGGATGAGCTTCAGCATTTCTCAGGATGGTTCTTCCATTATTCTGGGTTATTCTGATCCTCAAGATAGAGTGAATGAAACTTTCTGCTTATATGAAACATCATCTCCTGACATACCGATCTCCACAAGCCAGCCTGAGCCAGAGGACACCGCTCCGACTGTCATTTATCTCATTGAAGTGAATCCGCAGTCTGTGGAGTTGGAGGCAGCTGGAAACACAGAGGAAGCCTCCAAGGACATCTCGTTGCCTCTGCCTCAGCCTGTCCTCCTGAATGAACACTCACCTGACTGTCAAGTGGAGCTGGATGATGACAGGGACCCTGTCCCCATTGCTTTGTATATGGCTCGCATTCCCAATCCACCACCTAAACCTGGTGCCTACATTCCTGTTGAGCACAGTTACACTGTAGGCTGTCCACTGGTTTGGAAGATGAAGCTAGAGGCTCTGAAGGTGGCCTTTGAGAAGGTCACCAAGGAGCTGCGGGCTAGCAGGAAACGGGAGAGTCGCCTGCGAGCACGAATCACATCCATCTTGAGACCACAACATCAAGTGCTTCAAGATGAATGTACTGAATCGGACATAACCGAGGGCTGCCAGCCACAGTTTGAAGTGTATGaggtgga